A region of Plantactinospora sp. BC1 DNA encodes the following proteins:
- a CDS encoding PLP-dependent aminotransferase family protein — protein MEVHVRLDGPDDLTTQIYRQLRESVLDARLRPGERLPPTRELAERLGVARNTVAAAYDRLTAEGFLVGRVGSGTYVGDRRLIGEARPRTAPVGRDVRPRPVWESVPETPRHPAPRYDFRVGFPDPALFPLQTWRRLVARQLRAATVRYPAYTEPAGHPGLRAALARHVGVSRSVRAGADDVLVTQGAQQALDLIGRVLIEPGDRVAVEEPGYPPARRLFRTLGARVTGVPVDSEGLVVAALPADSRLVYVTPSHQFPLGVPMSLARRTALLDWAERHGAVVVEDDYDSEYRFADRPLEPLQSLDRHGRVVYVGSFSKTLLPMLRVGFLVAPASLRPALRTARQLTDWHGDLTTQGALAEFIDEGLLARHIRRTSREYGARRERILAALAAHLAGRLHPVPSAAGLHLAVRPGPDPAGELAAVAARARECGVAVESLAGYCAERPAQPGLVIGYGGIALTDIDEGIRRLAAGLVQR, from the coding sequence TGCCGCCCACCCGCGAGCTGGCGGAGCGGCTCGGCGTCGCCCGCAACACCGTGGCGGCGGCGTACGACCGGCTCACCGCAGAGGGCTTCCTGGTCGGCCGGGTCGGCTCCGGGACGTACGTCGGTGATCGCCGGCTGATCGGCGAGGCGCGGCCCCGGACCGCCCCGGTCGGCCGAGACGTCCGGCCCCGTCCGGTCTGGGAGTCCGTCCCGGAGACGCCCCGGCACCCCGCTCCGAGGTACGACTTCCGGGTCGGCTTCCCCGACCCGGCGCTGTTTCCTCTCCAGACCTGGCGGCGGCTCGTCGCCCGGCAACTGCGGGCGGCGACCGTCCGGTACCCGGCCTACACCGAACCGGCCGGGCATCCCGGGCTGCGCGCGGCTCTCGCCCGGCACGTCGGCGTATCCCGATCGGTGCGGGCCGGCGCCGACGACGTCCTGGTCACCCAGGGTGCCCAGCAGGCGCTCGACCTGATCGGTCGGGTCCTGATCGAGCCGGGCGACCGGGTGGCGGTGGAGGAACCGGGCTATCCGCCGGCACGCCGCCTGTTCCGAACCCTCGGCGCCCGGGTGACCGGGGTGCCGGTCGACTCGGAGGGACTCGTCGTCGCCGCGCTGCCGGCCGACAGCCGACTCGTCTACGTCACCCCGTCGCACCAGTTTCCGCTCGGCGTACCGATGTCGCTGGCCCGGCGTACCGCCCTGCTGGACTGGGCGGAGCGGCACGGCGCGGTGGTCGTCGAGGACGACTACGACAGCGAGTACCGGTTCGCCGACCGCCCGCTGGAACCGTTGCAGAGCCTGGACCGGCACGGTCGGGTGGTCTACGTCGGGTCGTTCTCCAAGACCCTGCTGCCGATGCTGCGGGTCGGCTTCCTGGTCGCGCCGGCCTCGCTACGGCCCGCGCTGCGCACGGCGCGGCAGCTCACCGACTGGCACGGCGACCTGACCACCCAGGGCGCGCTGGCCGAGTTCATCGACGAGGGTCTGCTGGCCCGGCACATCCGCCGGACCAGCCGAGAGTACGGGGCCCGCCGTGAACGGATCCTGGCCGCCCTGGCCGCGCACCTCGCCGGGCGGCTGCACCCGGTGCCCTCGGCCGCCGGACTCCACCTCGCCGTCCGGCCCGGCCCGGACCCGGCCGGGGAGCTGGCCGCGGTGGCGGCGCGGGCCCGCGAGTGCGGGGTCGCGGTGGAGAGCCTGGCCGGCTACTGCGCCGAGCGCCCCGCGCAGCCCGGCCTGGTCATCGGGTACGGCGGCATCGCGCTGACCGACATCGACGAGGGGATCCGCCGCCTCGCCGCCGGGCTCGTCCAGCGGTAG